Proteins encoded by one window of Methanobacterium sp. CWC-01:
- a CDS encoding AMP-binding protein, translating to MSSLLEKFVNKVQFDSYQEFRENFRIEPPLNFNFAYDVVDEYARLYPDKRALVWCNDQEDFIFTFKDLREYSNRAANFFAKCGVQAGDRVMLTLKSRYDFWFCILGLHKLGAITIPATHMLKTKDIVYRLQKAGIKMVVCIAEDGVPEYFDEAHTQLDDYELIKALVGEQDREGWYNFREEIEKMSPEFQRPSQENQNSNDDISLIYFSSGTTGMPKMIMHDYTYPLGHILTAKYWQNVLDDGLHYTVADTGWAKAMWGQIYGQWIAGTAIFVYDYDRFDAAQMLEKASNHGVTTFCAPPTIYRFLIKEDLSQYNFSTLQYAVTAGEPLNPEVYNKFKEFTGLQLMEGFGQTECVVCIANFPWMKPRPGSMGKPSPGYQISLMDVDGGFCDVGEEGEIVIKTADGKPPGLFSGYYREQDKTERAWYDGYYHTGDTAWMDEDGYLWFVGRNDDMIKSSGYRIGPFEVESAVISHPSVLECAITGVPHPVRGQVVKATVVLTKDYQPTEDLKKEIQNHVKQVTAPYKYPRVVEFVDELPKTISGKIRRIEIREKDQKES from the coding sequence ATGTCATCGTTACTGGAAAAATTTGTTAACAAGGTTCAATTTGATTCTTATCAGGAGTTTCGGGAGAATTTCCGCATAGAACCTCCTCTAAACTTCAACTTCGCCTACGATGTGGTGGATGAGTACGCCCGTCTCTATCCGGATAAAAGGGCCCTGGTATGGTGTAATGACCAGGAGGATTTCATTTTCACCTTTAAGGATCTGAGGGAGTACTCCAACCGTGCCGCTAATTTCTTTGCTAAATGTGGGGTTCAGGCCGGGGACCGGGTCATGCTTACCCTTAAAAGCAGATATGATTTCTGGTTCTGCATCCTGGGGCTTCACAAGTTGGGAGCCATCACCATACCCGCCACTCACATGCTGAAGACCAAGGACATTGTGTACCGGCTCCAGAAAGCCGGGATAAAAATGGTGGTGTGTATTGCCGAGGATGGCGTGCCAGAATATTTCGATGAGGCCCACACCCAATTGGATGATTATGAACTCATAAAGGCACTGGTGGGAGAACAGGACCGGGAAGGTTGGTACAACTTCCGTGAAGAAATCGAGAAGATGTCCCCTGAATTCCAACGTCCTTCCCAGGAGAATCAGAATAGTAATGATGATATATCCCTGATATATTTCTCATCCGGAACCACAGGCATGCCGAAGATGATAATGCACGATTACACCTACCCGCTGGGCCATATATTAACTGCCAAGTACTGGCAAAATGTTTTAGATGATGGTCTGCACTACACCGTGGCCGACACCGGCTGGGCCAAGGCCATGTGGGGTCAGATCTACGGGCAGTGGATTGCAGGTACTGCCATTTTCGTCTATGATTACGATCGATTCGACGCTGCTCAGATGCTGGAGAAGGCCTCCAACCATGGGGTGACCACCTTCTGTGCACCACCGACCATCTACCGTTTCCTCATCAAGGAAGATCTGTCCCAGTACAATTTCTCCACCCTCCAATACGCAGTAACCGCCGGGGAACCATTAAACCCCGAGGTTTACAACAAATTCAAAGAATTCACCGGCCTGCAACTAATGGAAGGGTTTGGACAAACCGAATGTGTGGTCTGCATTGCCAATTTCCCCTGGATGAAACCCAGACCCGGCTCCATGGGAAAACCGTCACCAGGATATCAGATATCTTTGATGGATGTCGATGGTGGTTTCTGTGATGTGGGGGAAGAGGGAGAGATAGTCATAAAAACTGCGGATGGCAAACCTCCTGGTCTTTTCAGCGGATACTACCGGGAGCAGGATAAAACTGAAAGGGCCTGGTATGATGGTTACTATCACACTGGTGACACGGCCTGGATGGATGAAGACGGCTACTTATGGTTTGTAGGCAGGAACGATGATATGATCAAGAGTTCCGGTTACCGTATCGGTCCTTTTGAGGTGGAAAGCGCGGTTATATCCCATCCATCAGTTCTGGAGTGTGCTATAACCGGGGTTCCGCACCCGGTACGTGGCCAAGTGGTCAAAGCCACTGTGGTTCTTACAAAAGATTACCAGCCTACCGAGGATCTTAAAAAGGAGATACAGAACCATGTTAAACAGGTTACTGCTCCCTATAAGTATCCTCGTGTGGTGGAATTTGTGGATGAACTTCCCAAAACCATCAGCGGAAAGATACGCCGAATTGAGATAAGAGAAAAGGATCAAAAAGAATCCTAA
- a CDS encoding helix-turn-helix domain-containing protein, which translates to MREKMKEIALRIKELRELSDISTEEISDYLGVRVEEYQKYEEGDVDISASILFEIAHKLGVDMGLLLTGEETRMHIFTVTRKDKGVEVERRKQYKYQNLAEKFIHKKAEPFIVIVEPRTGVDKPSTNSHPGQEFDYVLEGEMKFYIHDNEIILEEGDSIFFDSSYEHAMEALNNQPAKFLAIIL; encoded by the coding sequence ATGAGAGAAAAAATGAAAGAAATCGCCCTGCGCATAAAAGAACTAAGAGAACTTTCTGATATCAGCACCGAAGAGATTTCCGATTATCTGGGGGTCCGGGTGGAAGAGTATCAGAAATATGAAGAGGGAGATGTGGATATTTCAGCCAGCATCCTGTTTGAAATCGCCCACAAGCTGGGAGTGGACATGGGTTTACTTTTAACCGGTGAAGAAACCCGTATGCACATATTCACCGTCACCCGTAAAGATAAGGGCGTGGAGGTGGAGCGGAGGAAACAGTACAAATACCAGAACTTGGCAGAGAAGTTCATCCACAAAAAGGCAGAGCCTTTCATAGTAATTGTAGAACCTCGAACGGGAGTTGATAAACCTTCCACCAACTCGCATCCAGGTCAGGAGTTTGACTACGTTTTAGAGGGGGAGATGAAGTTCTATATTCACGATAATGAGATCATACTGGAAGAGGGAGACTCTATATTTTTTGATTCCTCCTATGAACATGCTATGGAGGCTCTTAACAATCAGCCGGCCAAGTTCCTGGCCATAATTTTATGA
- a CDS encoding adenosine-specific kinase, with protein sequence MELEMEMVNLEAPEECNLILGQSHFIKTVEDLYEAIVNTVPQADFGLAFGEASGDCLVRTAGNDDDLEKLAGTKMLELACGHSFLIFLKNAFPINLTQRLKSVPEVVNLFCATANPVQVLIVGTDQGRGIIGVVDGFRPIRIENEGEIAWRKKFIRDIGYKL encoded by the coding sequence ATGGAACTTGAAATGGAAATGGTTAACTTAGAGGCACCGGAGGAATGCAATCTCATACTGGGACAGAGCCATTTTATTAAGACGGTGGAAGATTTGTATGAAGCCATTGTGAACACCGTGCCCCAAGCAGATTTTGGATTAGCTTTTGGAGAAGCTTCAGGCGACTGTTTGGTTAGGACTGCTGGAAATGATGATGATCTGGAAAAATTAGCCGGAACGAAGATGTTAGAACTGGCCTGTGGACATTCTTTTCTGATATTTCTAAAAAATGCGTTCCCGATAAATCTCACCCAGCGGTTAAAAAGTGTTCCGGAAGTGGTGAATCTTTTCTGTGCAACTGCCAATCCAGTGCAAGTCCTGATTGTTGGAACAGACCAGGGTAGAGGGATCATAGGAGTTGTAGACGGTTTTAGACCAATCAGGATCGAGAATGAAGGAGAGATAGCCTGGAGAAAGAAATTCATCAGGGATATTGGATATAAATTATGA
- the afpA gene encoding archaeoflavoprotein AfpA, translating to MNKKRKVAWGITGSGEKILETVNVMQQMRDEYRKEFDIRVFISKAGDQVLKYYNLSQTLESQFDKTWTEINANAPFLAGQIQMGRYEFLLLAPATSNTVAKISLRIADTLLTNAAIMGQKTTTPLYIMPTDFREGTVVTKLPNGKDLAIKITKDDARHVENLSQMENTVVFEHPDEIPKIFAKHA from the coding sequence ATGAATAAAAAAAGAAAGGTTGCATGGGGTATAACAGGGAGTGGGGAGAAAATACTGGAAACTGTAAACGTAATGCAGCAAATGAGGGACGAATACCGGAAAGAGTTCGATATTCGAGTTTTTATTTCCAAGGCAGGAGATCAGGTCCTTAAGTACTACAATCTTTCTCAAACATTGGAGTCCCAGTTTGATAAAACCTGGACGGAAATTAATGCCAATGCTCCTTTTTTAGCTGGTCAGATACAAATGGGGCGGTATGAATTCCTTTTACTGGCACCCGCTACTTCCAACACTGTGGCTAAAATCTCCCTACGCATAGCTGATACTTTATTGACAAATGCGGCGATAATGGGGCAGAAGACCACCACCCCATTATATATAATGCCCACTGACTTCCGGGAAGGTACAGTGGTTACCAAACTCCCTAATGGAAAAGATTTAGCAATTAAAATAACTAAAGATGATGCCCGGCATGTTGAAAATCTTTCCCAAATGGAAAACACCGTGGTCTTTGAGCATCCTGACGAAATCCCAAAGATATTCGCCAAACACGCCTGA
- the glmM gene encoding phosphoglucosamine mutase encodes MKRLFGTFGVRRIANEVLTPEFASKLASAYGTVVKGRVAVGGDPRTSTPLIKHAVIAGLLSSGCQVIDLGILPTPAVQYAVRNYYDGGVIITASHNPPQYNGIKFVDQDGIGIGEEMEIEIEDIFFDDTPDRVSWDEIGEVSFLPGIVDEYIEQVIHRVDKEAINQANLKVIVDCGSGAACGTTPYLLRRLGCQVTALNCQPDGFFPGRDPEPTEDNLQGLIATVKATGADLGIAHDGDADRTICIDENGEFVMGDKTFALVEKYLLKENQGGIIVTTVATSTAIYDIAEEFQGEVIATAVGDLLVARELKNRDGLFGGEENGGLIFPDFVYGRDAALSTAKIVEIMARENKPLSQLITELPDYESVKMKVECPDELKTEIMDKIARETSQYQVDTTDGVKIFRDEGWLIIRPSGTEPIFRCFAEARNKEDAKMMAEWGISLVKKYL; translated from the coding sequence ATGAAAAGATTATTCGGCACTTTTGGAGTTAGAAGGATTGCTAATGAGGTATTAACACCTGAATTTGCCTCTAAGTTGGCATCTGCCTATGGTACTGTAGTTAAGGGTAGAGTTGCAGTGGGAGGAGATCCAAGAACATCCACTCCCCTGATTAAACACGCAGTAATAGCTGGACTTCTATCTTCAGGTTGTCAAGTTATTGATTTAGGGATTTTACCTACTCCTGCTGTTCAGTATGCAGTTCGGAATTACTACGATGGTGGAGTGATAATCACAGCCTCACACAACCCTCCTCAATATAACGGCATCAAATTTGTGGATCAGGATGGTATAGGGATTGGGGAAGAGATGGAAATCGAGATTGAAGATATATTTTTTGATGATACTCCGGATCGGGTCTCTTGGGATGAAATTGGGGAAGTATCTTTTCTTCCGGGTATTGTTGATGAATATATAGAGCAGGTAATCCATCGTGTAGATAAAGAAGCCATAAATCAGGCTAATCTTAAGGTTATTGTGGACTGCGGCAGCGGGGCGGCGTGTGGAACCACACCCTACCTTTTAAGAAGATTAGGGTGTCAGGTGACTGCTCTGAACTGTCAACCAGATGGATTTTTCCCTGGTAGAGATCCGGAACCTACCGAGGACAATCTTCAGGGGCTTATCGCAACTGTGAAGGCTACGGGGGCTGATCTGGGAATAGCCCATGATGGGGATGCTGATCGTACCATCTGTATTGATGAAAATGGTGAATTTGTCATGGGCGATAAGACCTTTGCTCTGGTGGAAAAGTACTTGTTAAAGGAGAATCAGGGGGGAATAATTGTCACCACGGTGGCCACTTCCACTGCCATCTACGACATTGCCGAAGAGTTCCAGGGTGAAGTAATAGCCACTGCTGTGGGTGATCTTTTAGTGGCCCGGGAACTTAAAAACAGAGATGGGTTGTTTGGTGGAGAGGAAAATGGAGGGCTTATATTCCCGGACTTTGTATATGGCCGGGACGCAGCTTTATCCACTGCAAAAATCGTGGAAATAATGGCCCGAGAAAACAAACCACTATCGCAACTTATAACTGAGTTACCTGACTATGAATCGGTTAAAATGAAAGTAGAATGTCCTGATGAACTAAAAACCGAGATCATGGATAAAATTGCCAGAGAAACCAGTCAGTATCAGGTGGACACCACCGACGGAGTTAAAATATTCCGGGACGAGGGATGGCTGATTATACGCCCATCCGGAACGGAGCCCATATTCCGATGTTTTGCCGAGGCCAGAAACAAAGAAGATGCAAAGATGATGGCTGAATGGGGAATATCTCTGGTTAAAAAGTATTTATAG